A single Acidobacteriota bacterium DNA region contains:
- a CDS encoding ferritin family protein encodes MSHCCGCDRAEKMLATALDMERKGLEFYEKTLQTCHNEVGRRIFTMLKKDEEVHAKRIQMHYDALRGTHQWAADWKTHAVDHPDLLEMMKGLAVSQGTNIKAEASDLEALDVGIDFEHRAVVFYMENLNRATDPVERAFVKRMVEEEEAHWKALSEMKYFLTDPAAWFRENEKTTLDGGGAGV; translated from the coding sequence ATGAGTCATTGCTGCGGCTGCGACCGCGCCGAAAAAATGCTGGCGACGGCCCTGGACATGGAGCGGAAAGGGCTCGAGTTCTACGAGAAGACCCTGCAGACCTGCCACAACGAGGTGGGCCGGCGGATCTTCACCATGCTGAAGAAGGACGAGGAGGTCCACGCCAAACGGATCCAGATGCACTACGACGCCCTTCGCGGCACCCACCAGTGGGCGGCGGACTGGAAGACCCACGCCGTGGACCACCCGGACCTCCTGGAGATGATGAAGGGCCTGGCCGTCAGCCAGGGGACCAACATCAAGGCCGAGGCGAGCGACCTGGAGGCCCTGGACGTCGGCATCGACTTCGAGCACCGGGCCGTGGTCTTCTACATGGAGAACCTCAACCGGGCTACGGACCCCGTGGAACGGGCCTTCGTCAAGCGGATGGTGGAGGAGGAGGAAGCCCACTGGAAGGCGCTCTCCGAGATGAAGTACTTCCTCACCGATCCGGCGGCCTGGTTCCGCGAGAACGAGAAGACCACCCTCGACGGCGGCGGCGCGGGCGTCTGA